Part of the Lynx canadensis isolate LIC74 chromosome E3, mLynCan4.pri.v2, whole genome shotgun sequence genome is shown below.
TTTCCTTATTCAGTAGACTGAGTTTGCGTCGGGTGCCgggttgtgtgtatgtgtggccTCCAGAAATCTCAAAGTGAGACACGGGCGCTGCCTTCAAGGAGTTCCTGGGCTAGTAGGGAAGTCAGACTGACAGATTATTGACTATAAAGTCAggaggccaggggcgcctgggtggctcagtcggttaagcgtccgacttcggctcgggtcatgatctcatggtccgtgggttcgagccccgtgacgggccctgtgctgacggctcagagcctggagcctgtttcggattctgtgtctccctctctctctgaccctcccctgttcatgctctgtctctctctgtctcaaaaataaataaatgttaaaaaaaaaaaaattaaagtcaggaGGCCTGTCTGCATTAGATAGACGTCAGTCCAGGCTGATTTTAAactgggctttgaaggatgaatagtTTTTCCAGCAGAGAAAGCGAATCCAACCAAACTTTTCTTTGCTGTTGCAGACACTGGAAGACTTGTCTTAGGAAGCTCCTGCCCTGTTTACTGGAGCACGgcatggaaaggaaggaggatCCCTCCAAGATTGCCAGAAATGGGCCTTCGCAGGGTTCTGGAAAATCAGCATGGTGCCCCGTGGAGGTCAGCAAGACGATCCTCTGGCCCGAGAGCATCAGCGTGGTGAAATGTGTGGAGCTCCTGGAGGCCCCGGTGGagagcgaggaggaggaggaggaggaggaggaagataaaGGGAGCTTCTGCCCATCGCCTGTGAACCGCGAGGACAGCTTCCAGGAGGGCCGGGAGGGCATCGCGGCCCGGCTGACAGAAAGCCTCTTCCTGGACCTTCTCGGGGTTGAGAAAGGGGGCTTTGGCCCACAGGGCTCGCTGGAATCGTGGTTTCCTCCTCCTTCGGGAAGTGCAGGTGCTCAGATGCCCTGGGCTGAGTTTCCGGGTCCGGGGCCCCAGGAGGCATCGCCCCAGGGCAAGGAGCAGCCTTTCGACCCCCGGTCCGATCCTCTGGCCACTCtgccccagagcccagccagCCCGACTTTGCCAGAGACGCCCCCGGTCGTCACAGACAACCCCGCCTACCGCAGCTTCGGGACCTTCCAGGGCCAGTCCTCAGGTCCCGGCGAGTGTGACTCGGGCCCCGAGCTGGCGGGACGCCTGGGGGAGGCGGACCCCGGCCTCCCCGCTGCCCCCCAGCCTTCGGAGCCGCCTTCCGCGCTCCAGCCCGAGCCAGAGACCTGGGAGCAGATTCTGCGTCAGCGAGTCCTGCAGCACAGgggggccccggccccggcccccggcAGCGGCTACCGAGAGTTTGTGTGCGCCGTGAGGCAGGGCAGCACCCAGGAcagcggggtggggggcttcGGCCCTTCGGAGGAGGCCGGGTACAAGGCCTTCTCGAGTCTGCTCACTGGCGGTGCCGTCTGCCCAGAGACGTCCGGGGGTGAGGCCGGCAGTGGGGACGGGGGTTACAAGCCCTTCCAGAGCCTCACTCCTGGCTGCCCTGGGGCCCCCGCCCCAGTCCCCGTCCCCCTGTTCACCTTCGGACTGGACGCGGAGCCACCTCATTGCCCGCAGGACTCCCCCCTCCCGGGCAGCTCCCCAGAGCCAGCGGGGAAGGCGCAGGACAGCCACAAGACCCCGCCGGCCCCGGAGCAGGCCGCAGACCCCCTCCGGGACGACCTGGCCAGCGGCATTGTCTACTCAGCCCTCACCTGCCACCTGTGTGGCCACCTGAAGCAGTGTCACGGCCAGGAGGAGGGTGGCGAGGCCCACCCCGTGGCCAGCCCCTGCTGCGGCTGCTGCTGTGGAGACAGGTCCTCGCCGCTGGTGAGCCCTCTGAGGGCCCCGGACCCCCTGCCAGGTGGGGTGCCCCTGGAGGCCAGCCTCTCTCCAGCCTCCCCGGCACCCTTGGCTGTCTCAGAGGAGGGCCCGTCCTCCCTGTGCTTCCAGCCTGCCCCGAGCCATGCTCACAGCTCAAGCCAGACCCCCAAAAAGGTGGCCATGCTCTCCCCAGAGCCCACGTGCACGATGGCTTCCTAGGCGCGTGCCCGCTTGTCACTGCCATCTTCGAGTGAGGGCTGGGCCTTAGCCCGGCCTGGGAAGTGCCTCCCCCGGAAAGCGGCTAGGCTGGAGAATTTGCAAAAGACTTGGAGACCCCTGCTATGAAGCTGGGAGGTGGTCTGACCTGGGGGTACAGAGACTGGGctccaccctgcccctcccccagctcccagccttGGCCTGGGCTCGCCACAACCCAAGGGAGTGGAGGGCACGGGGGAGAGGCCCCTGCGGGGATCGGGAGCTCCTTGGGTGCCTCGGCTTGTGCACGAGCCACTGGCCACTTCGTGGGTCCACGCGCCCTCCCTGCCGCGCTCACCCTGGGTGCGCTTTGTCCGCTCGTCACTCTGTTACTCCTGTCTTGCCGGGTTCTGGGATCGGCTGCCGCTGTCTCACCGGATTGGAGGCCGAGCCCACCGGGGAATGACTTGGGAGACCTTGGGAAATGGATGGGACGTCGTGGTCCTGGAAGGGTGGTCGTTTGCCCGGAGGTGCCCATTCGTTCAACAGACCCTCCTTAGGTCGACCCTGGGGGCAGGACCTGGGCCGTGGCGGGGCGCGAAGTCAAGTGCGGTAACAGACACAAAAGGACCCGAAAGACTGGGATCACCAAGCCACGACTGGCTGCTGTCTGGTTCCCACACAACCACTGAGACCGGGGGCTCCTGTTAAGCACAGGAGCCCCAGAATGAACACAGCCAGCTACCTCGGGGCCAGTCTGTGCCCCCGCGGGCGCTTTGCTGGCAGCCGCAGCAGccgaagggagggagggaggga
Proteins encoded:
- the IL4R gene encoding interleukin-4 receptor subunit alpha isoform X3, whose protein sequence is MLMDDLVDADVYQLHLWAGTQLLWSGSFKPSSHVKPRAPGNLTVHPNVSHTWLLRWSNPYPPENHLHAELTYMVNISSEDDPTDSRIYNVTYVGPTLRVAASTLKSGASYSARVRAWAQSYNSTWSEWSPSTKWLNHYEPWEQHLPLGVSISCLVILAVCLSCYLSVIKIKKEWWDQIPNPAHSHLVAIVIQDPQVSLWGKRSRGQEPAKCPHWKTCLRKLLPCLLEHGMERKEDPSKIARNGPSQGSGKSAWCPVEVSKTILWPESISVVKCVELLEAPVESEEEEEEEEEDKGSFCPSPVNREDSFQEGREGIAARLTESLFLDLLGVEKGGFGPQGSLESWFPPPSGSAGAQMPWAEFPGPGPQEASPQGKEQPFDPRSDPLATLPQSPASPTLPETPPVVTDNPAYRSFGTFQGQSSGPGECDSGPELAGRLGEADPGLPAAPQPSEPPSALQPEPETWEQILRQRVLQHRGAPAPAPGSGYREFVCAVRQGSTQDSGVGGFGPSEEAGYKAFSSLLTGGAVCPETSGGEAGSGDGGYKPFQSLTPGCPGAPAPVPVPLFTFGLDAEPPHCPQDSPLPGSSPEPAGKAQDSHKTPPAPEQAADPLRDDLASGIVYSALTCHLCGHLKQCHGQEEGGEAHPVASPCCGCCCGDRSSPLVSPLRAPDPLPGGVPLEASLSPASPAPLAVSEEGPSSLCFQPAPSHAHSSSQTPKKVAMLSPEPTCTMAS
- the IL4R gene encoding interleukin-4 receptor subunit alpha isoform X2; translation: MGWLCSGLTFPVSCLILMWAAGSGSVKVLRAPTCFSDYFSTSVCQWNMDAPTNCSAELRLSYQLNFMGSENRTCVPENGGGAACACSMLMDDLVDADVYQLHLWAGTQLLWSGSFKPSSHVKPRAPGNLTVHPNVSHTWLLRWSNPYPPENHLHAELTYMVNISSEDDPTDSRIYNVTYVGPTLRVAASTLKSGASYSARVRAWAQSYNSTWSEWSPSTKWLNHYEPWEQHLPLGVSISCLVILAVCLSCYLSVIKIKKEWWDQIPNPAHSHLVAIVIQDPQVSLWGKRSRGQEPAKCPHWKTCLRKLLPCLLEHGMERKEDPSKIARNGPSQGSGKSAWCPVEVSKTILWPESISVVKCVELLEAPVESEEEEEEEEEDKGSFCPSPVNREDSFQEGREGIAARLTESLFLDLLGVEKGGFGPQGSLESWFPPPSGSAGAQMPWAEFPGPGPQEASPQGKEQPFDPRSDPLATLPQSPASPTLPETPPVVTDNPAYRSFGTFQGQSSGPGECDSGPELAGRLGEADPGLPAAPQPSEPPSALQPEPETWEQILRQRVLQHRGAPAPAPGSGYREFVCAVRQGSTQDSGVGGFGPSEEAGYKAFSSLLTGGAVCPETSGGEAGSGDGGYKPFQSLTPGCPGAPAPVPVPLFTFGLDAEPPHCPQDSPLPGSSPEPAGKAQDSHKTPPAPEQAADPLRDDLASGIVYSALTCHLCGHLKQCHGQEEGGEAHPVASPCCGCCCGDRSSPLVSPLRAPDPLPGGVPLEASLSPASPAPLAVSEEGPSSLCFQPAPSHAHSSSQTPKKVAMLSPEPTCTMAS
- the IL4R gene encoding interleukin-4 receptor subunit alpha isoform X1, with protein sequence MGSGSGQMDGSPRPAHTALEQMPVVMEKTRNALDQKRPFIWPRASSGGAVRQGSVKVLRAPTCFSDYFSTSVCQWNMDAPTNCSAELRLSYQLNFMGSENRTCVPENGGGAACACSMLMDDLVDADVYQLHLWAGTQLLWSGSFKPSSHVKPRAPGNLTVHPNVSHTWLLRWSNPYPPENHLHAELTYMVNISSEDDPTDSRIYNVTYVGPTLRVAASTLKSGASYSARVRAWAQSYNSTWSEWSPSTKWLNHYEPWEQHLPLGVSISCLVILAVCLSCYLSVIKIKKEWWDQIPNPAHSHLVAIVIQDPQVSLWGKRSRGQEPAKCPHWKTCLRKLLPCLLEHGMERKEDPSKIARNGPSQGSGKSAWCPVEVSKTILWPESISVVKCVELLEAPVESEEEEEEEEEDKGSFCPSPVNREDSFQEGREGIAARLTESLFLDLLGVEKGGFGPQGSLESWFPPPSGSAGAQMPWAEFPGPGPQEASPQGKEQPFDPRSDPLATLPQSPASPTLPETPPVVTDNPAYRSFGTFQGQSSGPGECDSGPELAGRLGEADPGLPAAPQPSEPPSALQPEPETWEQILRQRVLQHRGAPAPAPGSGYREFVCAVRQGSTQDSGVGGFGPSEEAGYKAFSSLLTGGAVCPETSGGEAGSGDGGYKPFQSLTPGCPGAPAPVPVPLFTFGLDAEPPHCPQDSPLPGSSPEPAGKAQDSHKTPPAPEQAADPLRDDLASGIVYSALTCHLCGHLKQCHGQEEGGEAHPVASPCCGCCCGDRSSPLVSPLRAPDPLPGGVPLEASLSPASPAPLAVSEEGPSSLCFQPAPSHAHSSSQTPKKVAMLSPEPTCTMAS